From the Arthrobacter sp. PM3 genome, one window contains:
- a CDS encoding phosphatase PAP2 family protein has translation MTFRQEHIPVDPSARVRETPLPPARWSPGKGTAALFVLAAVACVAALAVTYLFFVRTTTGQFIDESALVEAVELSGTAGKAATKLLDWLPALSVVIASVVVVFVTVLRRRWAAAGIAIAACVGANLATQLLKDMLPVRPYRGVETLELNSLPSGHTTMAASAAAAVFLMVSPRWRPLAGYLGGSFAVATGVSTLINQWHRPADVVAAFLVVGAFMIPAGWLVIRSGARWNVWDGYNRHWASARVWVALPVLTGLVAAGVAAYALLSIGPGGQEISTVSYFWAGTSLIVITGYLATVAGVWLFGLAARRRDV, from the coding sequence ATGACTTTTCGGCAGGAACACATCCCCGTGGACCCGTCTGCCCGAGTCCGCGAAACACCGCTCCCGCCTGCGCGGTGGTCCCCCGGCAAAGGCACGGCCGCGTTGTTCGTGCTCGCCGCCGTGGCTTGCGTCGCCGCGTTGGCCGTCACATACCTGTTCTTTGTCCGCACCACCACGGGCCAGTTCATTGACGAATCAGCGCTCGTGGAGGCGGTGGAGCTCAGCGGTACCGCGGGCAAGGCCGCCACCAAGCTGCTGGACTGGCTGCCGGCGCTCTCCGTGGTGATCGCTTCGGTCGTGGTGGTTTTCGTCACCGTCCTGCGCCGCCGCTGGGCTGCGGCCGGAATCGCGATTGCGGCCTGTGTGGGCGCGAACCTGGCCACGCAGCTCCTGAAGGACATGCTCCCCGTCCGGCCGTACCGCGGCGTGGAAACGCTGGAACTGAATTCACTGCCCTCGGGCCACACCACCATGGCGGCCTCGGCCGCCGCCGCCGTGTTCCTGATGGTCTCGCCGCGCTGGCGGCCGCTGGCCGGCTACCTGGGCGGCAGCTTCGCCGTCGCCACCGGGGTGTCCACCCTGATCAATCAGTGGCACCGGCCCGCCGATGTGGTGGCTGCCTTCCTGGTGGTCGGCGCGTTCATGATCCCGGCCGGCTGGCTGGTCATCCGCAGCGGCGCGCGGTGGAACGTCTGGGACGGATACAACCGGCATTGGGCCTCGGCGCGGGTCTGGGTGGCGCTCCCCGTCCTCACGGGCCTCGTTGCGGCCGGCGTGGCAGCTTACGCCTTGCTGAGCATCGGCCCGGGCGGGCAGGAGATCAGCACTGTCAGCTACTTCTGGGCCGGAACGTCGCTGATCGTCATCACCGGCTACCTCGCCACCGTGGCGGGCGTGTGGTTGTTCGGACTGGCCGCACGGCGCCGGGACGTGTAG
- a CDS encoding MFS transporter has translation MTTTRLAPFSLRSIAVPAFGPALMFSLGEGAILPVVALSARDLGASVAGAALIVTLIGLGSWFFNLPASLITLKFGERWAIVGAAAASAAALAAAAVAPLVPEGLWLLAAAMLVVGMAASVFSLARQKYLTEAVPVQLRARALSTLGGVNRIGIFIGPFIGAAVMHFAGITGAYWAGVVAMAAAAAVSVTIPDLEAAPVPADGVPPHQPTLRSIATSHAGVFLTVGAGVLLLSALRASRQAVIPLWADHLGMEPTQASLIYGISGAIDMLVFYPAGRLMDRKGRQWVAVPSTLIMGTAMLLIPLTTGFSSLMLAALLVGFGNGISSGLNMTLGADFSPDNGRGQFLGIWRFMADAGATGGPVLLSAVTASVALGAGVAATGVLGFAAAAVFAVTIPRLKHRRNY, from the coding sequence ATGACCACCACACGACTGGCCCCCTTCAGCCTCCGCAGCATCGCCGTTCCCGCGTTCGGTCCGGCGCTCATGTTCAGCCTTGGCGAAGGCGCGATCCTCCCGGTCGTCGCCCTGTCCGCCCGCGACCTCGGAGCCTCGGTGGCCGGTGCCGCCCTGATCGTCACGCTGATCGGACTCGGCTCCTGGTTCTTCAACCTGCCGGCGTCGCTGATCACCCTGAAATTCGGGGAGCGCTGGGCGATCGTCGGGGCCGCGGCCGCCAGCGCCGCCGCCCTCGCCGCCGCGGCCGTCGCACCGCTGGTCCCGGAAGGGCTCTGGCTGCTGGCGGCGGCGATGCTGGTGGTCGGCATGGCCGCCAGCGTCTTCAGCCTGGCCCGGCAGAAGTACCTGACCGAGGCCGTCCCGGTCCAGCTCCGGGCCCGGGCCCTGTCCACCCTCGGCGGCGTCAACAGGATCGGCATCTTCATCGGTCCGTTCATCGGCGCCGCGGTGATGCACTTCGCCGGCATCACGGGGGCCTATTGGGCCGGGGTCGTCGCGATGGCCGCCGCGGCGGCCGTCTCCGTCACCATTCCCGACCTCGAGGCCGCGCCCGTCCCGGCTGACGGCGTTCCGCCGCACCAGCCCACCCTGCGCAGCATCGCGACCTCTCACGCCGGCGTCTTCCTGACCGTCGGGGCCGGGGTCCTGCTCCTAAGCGCGCTCCGGGCCTCGCGCCAGGCCGTCATCCCGCTGTGGGCCGACCACCTGGGCATGGAACCCACCCAGGCCTCCCTCATCTACGGGATCTCGGGGGCCATTGACATGCTGGTGTTCTACCCGGCGGGCCGGCTGATGGACCGCAAAGGCCGGCAATGGGTGGCGGTGCCGTCCACACTCATCATGGGGACGGCCATGCTGCTGATCCCGCTCACCACCGGCTTTTCCTCGCTCATGCTGGCGGCGCTCCTGGTCGGGTTCGGCAACGGCATCAGCTCCGGCCTGAACATGACCCTCGGCGCGGACTTCTCACCGGACAACGGCCGCGGCCAGTTCCTGGGCATTTGGCGCTTCATGGCCGACGCCGGGGCCACCGGCGGACCGGTCCTGCTCTCCGCTGTCACCGCCTCCGTGGCACTGGGCGCCGGCGTGGCAGCCACCGGGGTGCTCGGCTTCGCCGCCGCCGCGGTCTTCGCCGTCACCATCCCCCGGCTCAAGCACCGCCGGAACTACTGA
- a CDS encoding GAF and ANTAR domain-containing protein produces the protein MANNAIGDDAALHLQDLLLGTENVEDFLGRLAEFSAAALSRTTGTEIDCGVTLQRRKRTMTVAGSSPRAVTLDRIEQSLGDGPCIEALRTKGVVLLADVDTDPRWPEYQRQLAAHGCRSTLGVPLEIGDDAAAALNFFGGDTGIFTEDIIAEAAGFADLAGRALRLAVRLGTFQSRAEDLQAAMEHRTSINLACGVIMAQNRCSQDEAMAILTRVSSNRNQKLRDVAADVLRNLTTEEVRTHFDA, from the coding sequence ATGGCCAATAACGCAATCGGGGATGACGCCGCCCTGCACCTACAGGACCTGCTCCTGGGCACCGAAAACGTCGAGGACTTCCTGGGCCGCCTGGCCGAATTCTCGGCCGCTGCGTTGAGCCGCACCACCGGCACCGAGATCGACTGCGGCGTCACGCTGCAACGCCGGAAGCGGACCATGACGGTCGCGGGCAGCAGCCCCCGGGCGGTCACCCTGGACCGGATTGAACAAAGCCTGGGCGACGGCCCCTGCATTGAGGCACTGCGGACCAAGGGCGTGGTTCTCCTGGCGGACGTCGATACCGATCCCCGCTGGCCGGAATACCAGCGCCAGCTCGCTGCACACGGCTGCCGCAGCACCCTGGGCGTCCCGCTGGAAATCGGTGACGACGCCGCGGCCGCCCTGAACTTCTTTGGCGGGGACACCGGGATCTTCACCGAGGACATCATCGCCGAAGCCGCCGGGTTCGCCGACCTCGCAGGACGGGCCCTCCGCCTCGCCGTCCGGCTCGGAACTTTCCAGTCCCGGGCCGAGGACCTGCAGGCCGCCATGGAACACCGGACGTCCATCAACCTCGCGTGCGGCGTGATCATGGCCCAGAACCGCTGCTCCCAGGACGAGGCCATGGCCATCCTGACCCGGGTCTCCAGCAACCGGAACCAGAAGCTCCGGGACGTCGCCGCGGATGTGCTCCGGAACCTCACCACCGAGGAAGTCCGTACGCACTTCGACGCGTAG
- a CDS encoding MinD/ParA family protein, whose product MPEPVDNKTANTAADADAAAEQPELTRRRARRRDGTDAWTGTMPIISSNQADQRPTAPSNSWAEAAAAADAADAPARPAMPAKDPVRTPPAPETAPAVPAQPARATRSASRAAALAEAPVPDFISSPGLFVREQKPRPVGGFRGALYKLTGGGLNLGPSARQREEDELARRISRQLQGSYNTAVLSLKGGIGKTSTTVGVGLTLAEFRGDPPCAIDANPDSGDLVERALGEGIYQQQSPRTITDLLKNIESVDSLTALARYMHHAGRLHLIAGEQDPEVSDSLTAEEYLRIRKLIAAYYSVALIDCGTGVTHNAMSGILQSADNLIIAAGYAVSGAKRARSTLHWLASHGYEDLARNAVVVITDKDEVSTRVDKDAIEEHLSGICRQLIAVPHDRGVADGDLVTLDVLRPETRRAYREIAAAIVDGYV is encoded by the coding sequence ATGCCCGAACCGGTCGACAACAAGACCGCCAACACCGCTGCCGACGCTGACGCAGCTGCAGAGCAGCCCGAGCTCACGCGGCGGCGCGCCCGCCGCCGCGACGGCACCGACGCCTGGACAGGAACCATGCCCATCATCTCCAGCAACCAGGCCGACCAGCGCCCGACAGCCCCCAGCAATTCCTGGGCGGAGGCTGCCGCCGCCGCGGACGCCGCCGACGCGCCGGCGCGTCCGGCGATGCCGGCCAAGGACCCCGTCCGGACACCGCCGGCCCCCGAGACCGCTCCCGCCGTGCCGGCCCAGCCGGCCCGCGCCACCCGCTCGGCCAGCCGCGCGGCGGCCCTGGCCGAAGCCCCGGTGCCGGACTTCATCAGTTCCCCCGGACTCTTTGTCCGCGAGCAGAAGCCCCGGCCTGTCGGCGGTTTTCGCGGCGCCCTCTATAAGCTGACCGGCGGCGGCCTGAACCTTGGCCCCAGCGCCCGCCAGCGTGAAGAGGACGAACTCGCCCGGCGCATCTCCCGCCAGCTTCAGGGCAGCTACAACACGGCCGTCCTGAGCCTCAAGGGCGGGATCGGCAAGACTTCCACCACCGTGGGCGTCGGACTGACCCTCGCGGAGTTCCGCGGCGACCCGCCGTGCGCCATCGACGCCAACCCGGACTCCGGCGACCTCGTCGAACGCGCCCTCGGCGAAGGGATCTACCAGCAGCAGAGCCCGCGCACCATCACGGACCTGCTCAAGAACATCGAGTCGGTCGATTCGCTCACCGCACTGGCACGCTACATGCATCATGCCGGCAGGCTCCACCTCATCGCCGGTGAACAGGACCCCGAGGTCTCGGATTCCCTGACGGCCGAGGAGTACCTGCGGATCCGCAAGCTCATCGCCGCCTATTACTCGGTGGCGCTGATCGACTGCGGCACGGGTGTCACGCACAATGCGATGAGCGGCATCCTGCAGTCTGCGGACAACCTGATCATTGCGGCCGGCTACGCCGTGAGCGGCGCCAAACGGGCCCGCAGCACCCTCCACTGGCTGGCCAGCCACGGCTACGAGGACCTGGCGCGCAACGCCGTCGTCGTCATCACGGACAAGGACGAGGTCTCCACCCGGGTGGACAAGGACGCCATCGAAGAGCACCTGTCCGGCATCTGCCGCCAGCTGATCGCCGTCCCGCACGACCGCGGCGTGGCCGACGGCGACCTCGTGACCCTGGACGTGCTCCGGCCCGAAACCCGGCGTGCCTACCGCGAGATTGCCGCCGCGATCGTGGACGGGTACGTCTAA
- a CDS encoding MBL fold metallo-hydrolase, whose protein sequence is MSRWLEVGPDNYVLTTEGSWLNTGLVVGTERAMVIDTGGGPRQGREILAAVREKTALPLVVVNTHAHYDHFFGNAVFAADGVTEFWAHENCAEEIEENGDEQRRFVAAAEPEMAAGEGADVELVVPNAIVKDQPVLVDLGGQSVTLFYLGRGHTDGDLLVGTASTLFVGDLVEQGSHPSFEDSYPEEWADALRHLSALRHRYEFLIPGHGEPCSDQFVKTMANTMTTAVRQATQATRETPEDATKAIPILPYGPEQSRWFIKRLQDTRANH, encoded by the coding sequence ATGTCACGATGGCTCGAAGTCGGTCCGGACAACTACGTACTGACAACTGAAGGTTCTTGGCTCAACACAGGGCTGGTGGTCGGCACGGAGCGCGCCATGGTGATCGACACCGGCGGCGGCCCGCGGCAGGGCCGCGAGATCCTGGCCGCGGTGCGGGAAAAGACCGCGCTGCCGCTCGTCGTGGTCAACACCCACGCCCACTATGACCACTTCTTCGGCAACGCCGTCTTCGCCGCCGACGGCGTGACGGAGTTTTGGGCGCACGAGAACTGCGCCGAGGAAATCGAGGAGAACGGCGACGAGCAGCGCCGCTTCGTGGCCGCGGCGGAGCCGGAGATGGCAGCCGGGGAGGGCGCCGACGTCGAACTGGTGGTGCCGAACGCGATCGTCAAGGACCAGCCGGTGCTCGTGGACCTCGGCGGCCAGAGCGTTACCCTGTTCTACCTGGGCCGTGGCCACACCGACGGCGACCTGCTGGTCGGCACGGCGAGCACGCTTTTCGTGGGGGACCTCGTGGAGCAGGGATCGCACCCGTCCTTCGAGGATTCGTACCCCGAGGAATGGGCTGATGCCCTCCGGCACCTGTCTGCGCTGCGGCACCGCTACGAGTTCCTGATCCCCGGCCACGGCGAGCCGTGCAGCGACCAGTTCGTGAAAACCATGGCCAACACCATGACCACCGCGGTCCGGCAGGCAACCCAAGCCACCCGGGAAACCCCGGAAGATGCCACCAAGGCGATCCCGATTCTGCCGTACGGGCCGGAGCAATCCCGCTGGTTCATCAAGAGGCTGCAGGACACGCGCGCCAATCATTAG